In Leptospira sp. WS58.C1, a single genomic region encodes these proteins:
- a CDS encoding phage structural protein, with protein MADKFLGTYDPNQVTLSVSGRLVSGFFDGTFISVKRAENEIYKTHVGARGEVSRTKNNNTSGQITFTLKGTSPDNAFLDLVKNLPNTFPVMVKNNSDGKFVAVASQAWVTTDPDKEFGVEESGVEWVLTCADLNKAHLG; from the coding sequence TAAATTTTTAGGAACATACGATCCAAACCAGGTTACTCTTTCCGTTTCCGGAAGATTGGTATCGGGATTTTTCGACGGTACATTCATTTCCGTCAAACGAGCTGAAAATGAGATTTATAAAACTCATGTGGGCGCAAGGGGAGAAGTTTCCAGAACAAAGAACAATAATACTTCCGGACAAATCACTTTTACTTTGAAGGGGACTTCTCCGGATAACGCATTCTTGGATCTGGTCAAAAACCTTCCCAACACTTTTCCAGTGATGGTAAAGAACAATTCAGACGGAAAATTCGTAGCGGTTGCAAGTCAAGCTTGGGTCACGACCGATCCCGATAAGGAATTCGGTGTCGAAGAGAGTGGAGTAGAATGGGTTTTGACCTGCGCAGATCTAAATAAAGCACATTTAGGCTGA
- a CDS encoding phage baseplate protein, whose amino-acid sequence MPAIVQRAKSLFYGERTQTYLKGNGTDLIFDSTISISKDRTANATNHAVEKGSDITDHVTNEPIGVSLTAIISDSDWDPLDPLSFVNKKVKERLSLLYDWMDKKVIIAFYSYDEIVENLIIESVSEEQAVDLGDGRKLNLKLKKIVIAEPRKVEVTLKSPVPKAGVTATATKQVSGSAGANKNICGGL is encoded by the coding sequence ATGCCTGCCATTGTTCAAAGAGCCAAGAGTTTATTTTATGGAGAACGGACCCAAACTTATTTAAAGGGTAATGGAACCGACCTAATATTCGATTCTACTATTTCTATCTCTAAAGACCGCACGGCTAATGCAACAAATCATGCGGTGGAGAAGGGATCCGATATAACCGATCATGTTACCAACGAACCGATCGGAGTCTCTCTTACTGCGATCATTTCCGATTCCGATTGGGATCCATTAGACCCATTATCGTTCGTAAACAAAAAAGTTAAAGAACGTTTATCGCTTCTTTACGACTGGATGGATAAGAAGGTGATTATCGCCTTTTATTCTTACGATGAAATAGTAGAAAACCTGATTATTGAATCGGTTTCGGAAGAACAAGCAGTTGACCTCGGCGACGGGCGCAAGTTGAACCTGAAATTGAAAAAGATAGTCATAGCCGAACCGAGAAAAGTAGAAGTTACCCTGAAATCTCCGGTACCAAAGGCAGGGGTTACCGCCACGGCTACAAAACAAGTTTCTGGAAGTGCAGGTGCCAATAAAAATATCTGCGGCGGGCTGTAA
- a CDS encoding phage baseplate plug protein, with protein MIDLEYLPISSSEIPIEKDFTIGETYSFRFLYNERADFYTCTILDSNANILFTTKICYARELIDAQIQNLGINRLIIPLNPQEIEQNRVLQGQIVNQKMFGNDILLILGRSVEE; from the coding sequence ATGATTGATCTTGAATATTTACCCATTTCTTCGAGCGAAATTCCTATAGAGAAAGATTTCACAATAGGGGAGACTTATTCATTTCGTTTTTTGTATAATGAAAGGGCCGATTTTTATACATGTACGATTTTGGATTCCAATGCTAATATCCTATTTACGACTAAGATCTGTTATGCGAGAGAGCTGATCGACGCTCAGATCCAAAATTTGGGCATTAACCGTTTAATTATTCCGTTAAATCCTCAAGAGATCGAGCAGAATCGCGTATTACAAGGCCAGATCGTAAATCAGAAAATGTTCGGAAACGATATCCTTTTGATCCTTGGAAGGTCCGTGGAAGAATGA
- a CDS encoding phage protein gives MSTLFNRVAKVKIGGREFSYPPFSIEFTQEQKIGNLQSATLKLYNPSPETIRVFEAKKKGSGKIFPKVTVSAGYKEDSGTVVLGEAINYSVSQSGVDRILEVKISDSTTKWSTAIVNKSYKKSSAISVIKDACKSIGIDPGEIELGENKTYDSITVRGFSDSIRKIASDTKSEFYFRNGLLTLQPKNSKKKQVTLLNSYSGLLEKPEKTAKGYKIKTLFLYSLCVGMIVKIESKDVNLTAKIVKGTKNFSTFGDANCEFEVIPA, from the coding sequence ATGAGCACGCTCTTTAATCGAGTTGCAAAAGTGAAAATAGGGGGAAGAGAATTCTCATATCCTCCTTTTTCCATAGAATTCACTCAGGAACAGAAAATTGGGAATCTGCAATCCGCTACTTTGAAATTATATAATCCTTCTCCGGAAACGATCCGTGTCTTTGAAGCAAAGAAAAAAGGATCCGGAAAAATATTCCCAAAAGTGACGGTTAGTGCCGGATATAAAGAAGATTCCGGTACCGTTGTGCTGGGAGAAGCAATTAATTATTCAGTTTCCCAGAGTGGAGTAGATAGAATTTTAGAAGTAAAGATCTCGGACTCTACGACTAAATGGAGTACTGCGATCGTTAATAAGAGTTATAAAAAGTCATCCGCCATTTCCGTGATCAAGGATGCATGTAAAAGTATTGGTATAGATCCAGGTGAGATCGAATTGGGAGAGAATAAAACTTATGATTCGATTACAGTTAGAGGTTTTAGCGATTCCATCCGAAAGATTGCATCAGATACCAAATCTGAATTCTATTTCCGGAACGGTTTATTAACTCTCCAGCCGAAAAATTCCAAAAAGAAACAAGTAACATTGCTAAATTCTTATTCCGGACTTTTGGAAAAACCCGAAAAAACCGCGAAAGGGTATAAGATCAAGACCTTATTTCTCTATTCTCTTTGTGTCGGAATGATCGTTAAGATCGAATCTAAGGACGTAAATCTGACGGCTAAGATCGTAAAAGGCACAAAGAACTTTTCTACCTTTGGCGACGCGAATTGTGAATTCGAGGTAATACCGGCATGA
- a CDS encoding Gp138 family membrane-puncturing spike protein: MSFAELLDRYTDKKGRGMQLGMVCQVESFDAGAMRADVLPLVREKNELDEVSNYPVIPGIPVQYVQIGQDCYIKPFYQRGDLVWVGFSTFDISNSLAGSGRKQEVRPDSKIFGLENACLIGRIAQQGWSEPQNMIKFEDGKLTLKVGSTELSIGPDGVEVTGDLTVEGEVGGNVVYETDLSPSGSDKGGLSIGEIKDKFNSHKHSGVTAGAGSTATPLPQLS, from the coding sequence ATGAGTTTCGCAGAATTATTGGATCGGTATACGGATAAAAAAGGAAGAGGAATGCAGCTCGGTATGGTCTGCCAAGTGGAGTCCTTCGACGCCGGCGCAATGCGAGCGGATGTACTTCCTTTAGTAAGAGAGAAAAATGAATTGGATGAAGTCTCCAATTATCCAGTAATCCCCGGGATCCCAGTGCAATACGTACAAATCGGACAGGACTGTTATATTAAACCTTTTTATCAAAGAGGTGATTTGGTTTGGGTAGGCTTTTCTACATTCGATATTTCTAATAGTTTAGCCGGAAGTGGAAGGAAGCAGGAAGTCCGACCGGACTCTAAAATTTTCGGATTAGAGAATGCCTGTTTGATCGGTCGTATTGCTCAGCAAGGTTGGTCCGAGCCGCAAAATATGATCAAGTTCGAAGATGGTAAGTTAACATTGAAGGTTGGCTCCACCGAACTATCGATCGGCCCTGATGGCGTGGAAGTGACTGGCGATTTGACTGTTGAAGGAGAAGTAGGGGGCAATGTGGTTTATGAAACGGATCTTTCTCCTTCCGGATCAGACAAAGGGGGGCTTTCCATTGGAGAGATTAAAGATAAATTCAATAGCCATAAACATAGTGGAGTAACTGCCGGTGCTGGGTCTACTGCGACTCCATTGCCACAATTGTCTTGA